A single window of Caldimicrobium thiodismutans DNA harbors:
- a CDS encoding RlmE family RNA methyltransferase: MKSSKKNPWFDKWAELAKKKGYPARSVFKLMEIQEKFKIIKPGYKVLDLGASPGSWSQFVCEIIGPQGHAVGVDLEPVKFKSNLFTFLQKDVFELTEDELKSLGFSEFDLILSDMAPKTTGIQIRDHIQSVELSLRALELAKNLLRKGGTLLVKIFDGPEFPKVRKEFEKIFQSVKILKPKATRKGSKELFLLALNKK; the protein is encoded by the coding sequence GGGCTATCCTGCTCGCTCTGTTTTTAAGCTAATGGAGATTCAGGAAAAATTTAAAATTATAAAGCCTGGATATAAGGTTCTGGATCTTGGAGCAAGCCCTGGCTCCTGGTCTCAGTTTGTTTGTGAAATTATAGGGCCTCAGGGGCATGCTGTGGGAGTTGACCTTGAACCAGTTAAATTTAAATCCAATTTATTCACCTTTTTGCAAAAAGATGTTTTTGAACTCACCGAAGATGAGCTTAAAAGCCTTGGATTTAGTGAGTTTGACCTTATTCTTAGTGATATGGCCCCCAAAACTACCGGCATTCAAATCAGAGATCATATCCAGTCCGTGGAACTATCTCTCAGAGCCCTTGAACTTGCTAAGAATTTACTACGAAAAGGAGGGACCCTTCTTGTAAAGATCTTTGATGGACCAGAGTTTCCAAAGGTGCGCAAGGAATTTGAAAAAATCTTTCAAAGTGTTAAAATTCTTAAACCAAAAGCTACCCGTAAAGGGAGTAAGGAGCTTTTTTTGTTGGCTCTAAATAAAAAATGA